The segment TAGTTCACCGAACAGCAAAGTGGTGATGATGCCGCTTGAAGCCGGCAATTTAATCGGCTCGGTAGCGGGCATTGCCGAACTGTTAAAAGGCGACAAAAAAGCGTAATTTCTTAAAGTGCGGTTAAAAATGACCGCACTTTTTCTCTCAAGGAGTTGATATGGCAGATTGGTTAACAACTTGGTCGGTTTGGCATTGGTTGGTATTAGGTTTTGTATTGTTAATTGCTGAAATCCTTGTACCCGGCGTATTTTTATTGTGGTGGGGCTTGGCTGCGATTGTGGCAGCAGGCGTAATGGCGTTGGTGCCGAGTTTATCCTTAACCGCGTTAGCCGTTTTTTATGCAATTTTAGCGATTATTCTCTCGTTGCTTTGGTGGAAATACCAACATAGCAAAGATAATCAGGATCAATCTCGTACAACCTTAAATCAAAGAGATCATACTCTGTTAGGTAAAAAAGGTACGGTATTAGAAATCGGTTCTAACGGGATTGGTCGAGGTGCTTTTGCCGATACCACATGGCGCATTCAAGGCGAGCATTTAACGGTGAATGATCTTGTGGTGGTCGAACGCGTTGATGGCATCACATTGTTAGTTAAAAAGGTAGCAGAATGAATCATTTAATTATTTTTGCACATCCCAATAGCCAAAAAAGTTTTGGTCGTGCAATCGTAGAGCGTATTGTAAAAGCAAGCCAACAACTTGGTGTTGAAACCCATTTGCGTGATCTGTACACGATGGAATTTAACCCGATTATTTCCTTTGAAGAATTACAATCGGCCAATAAAGGCATTATCCCAGCAGAAATCCAGCAGGAACATGAATTTATTCTCCAAGCGGATTTGATTACGATGGTTTATCCGTTGTGGTGGATGGGCTTTCCGGCGATGCTAAAAGGCTATTTAGACCGCGTACTCACGCATGGTTTTGCCTATAAAACAGAGAATGGTGAGTCCAAAGGCCTTATTCATGGTAAAGCAATGCAGCAATTTATCACAATTGGTAGCAGCGTGGCGCAATATCAAGAATTTGGCGTAGATAAATCTCTTAATCATTGTTTGGTTAATGGTTTATTTAATTATTGCGGTATTGAAAATGTGGATTACACGCTGTTCGGAGATATTCACATTATCGATGATGTAGCCCGCCAAGCGATGCTTGATGAAGCTGCTGAAAAAACAGCAGCAAAATTGACCGCACTTTTAGCTCAATCTTGAGTACAATTATAGGAAAGCAACAGATGTCAGAAACTCAAGTTAATAATTTCTCTTTAATTAGTCGCTTATTCGGTAATTTATTTTATCGCAGCCCTACGGATCCAATTTTAAGTGGGGTATTTGATTGGCTGCAACAACAAGGTTTAAGTCAAGTGTGGGCACTTTCTACGGATAAAGAAAGTGAAGCCGCCATTGATAATTTACAGATGAAAATTGATTTAACGTTACTTGATCAAGAATATCAAAAATTGTTTGGCCCAAACGGTAATGTGCCGACAGCTATTTCTAGTTATGATATGGATGTGCAACGTTTTGTGGATTTCCGTCATGCTCGTAACGTGCCAGAGGCAGAGAATGTGGATCATTTCGCCTTGTTATTGCTTACGGCTTCTTGGTTAGAAGACAACACGGAATCGCTATCCGCTCAACAAGATTTATTCGGTGATTTCTTATTACCTTGTGCAGCGAAATTCTTAACCCAAGTAGAAACTTATGCCACACTTCCTTTATATCGTTCATTAGCGTATTTAACCCGTGAAATTCTTGCGGCAATGGCTGATGAATTAGAAGAAGGCGAGTAGTTTTCATCAATAGAATAGATTTCTAAAAGAGATTTTAGATGCCAATAAAAAAGCCCCCGCGAATCAAAACGCGGGGCTTTTATTTAATGGAAGGCCAATTATTCTTCAGAAGTCACATCTTCAGAGCCTTCGTCTTCATCATCCACATCACAAACACGCTCAAGACTGACTACATGCTCATCTTCTGCGGTGCGAATTAAACGAACCCCTTGAGTGTTACGGCCAACGATGCTCACTTCACTTACACGAGTGCGCACTAAGGTACCCGCATCGGTAATAAGCATAATTTGGTCGGTTTCTTCCACTTGTGTCGCCGCAACGACTTTACCGTTACGTTCGCTCACTTTAATCGAAATGACCCCTTTGGTATTACGGGATTTGGTTGGGTATTCGCTTAATTGTGTGCGTTTACCGTAACCATTTTGCGTTGCGGTAAGAATTGCACCATCATTTTTCGGTACAACTAAGGAAACCACTTTATCGATATTGAGATCGAGGGTTTCTTCTGCATTATCGTCAGAAACCTCTTCAATTTCGACCGCACTTTCATCGTCAGCGATGTCATTAGTAAGGGCAAGTTTAATACCGCGTACACCTGTTGCTAAACGCCCCATTGCACGGACTGCACTTTCCGCGAAACGTACTACGCGACCTTGCGAAGAGAACAACATGATTTCGTTAGAACCGTCAGTGATATCCACACCGATTAATTCATCTTCATCACGTAAGTTCAAGGCGATGATACCGCTTGAACGTGGACGGCTGAATTCGGTTAGTGCAATTTTCTTCACAATACCGCCGGCCGTTGCCATGATGACGAATTTATCTTCTTCATAAGCAGAGATTGGCAAGATTGCAGTGATACGTTCGTTTTCTTGTAACGGTAGAATATTCACAATCGGACGACCACGCGCGCCACGGCTCGCTTGTGGTAATTGATAGACTTTCAACCAATATAAACGACCACGGCTAGAGAAGCAGAGAATCGTATCGTGAGTATTCGCCACTAAGAGTTTTTCGATGAAGTCTTCATCTTTCATCTTCGTTGCGGATTTACCTTTACCACCACGACGTTGAGCTTCGTAGTCGGTAAGCGGTTGATATTTCACATAACCTTCGTGAGAAAGGGTCACTACTACATCTTCTTGAGCGATTAAATCTTCTAAATCAATATCACCAGAAGCCGCAGTAATTTCAGTACGACGTTCATCGGCGAATTGTGCGCGTACTTGTTCAAGCTCTTCACGAATCACTTCCATCAAGCGCTCAGGGCTGTTAATGATGTGGAGAAGTTCTGCAATTTTAACCAATAACTCTTTGTATTCATTGATCACTTCTTCGGTAGCAAGACCAGTTAAGCGATGTAAGCGAAGTTCTAAGATTGCATCAACTTGTTCTGGAGAAAGATAGTAATCAGAACCTTTAATACCAAATTCAGCCGCTAATTCAGCTGGACGAGCCGCTGCATCAAGCAAGCCTAAAATTTCGTTATTCAGCTTCCAAGGACGAGAAATTAATTTTTCTGCCGCTTCTTTACGCTCTTTCGATTGACGGATGATATCGATGACTTCATCGATATTTGATGTCGCAACCGCTAAACCTTCTAAAATATGCGTACGCTCGCGGGCTTTACGCAATTCAAATAAAGAACGGCGAATCACCACTTCGCGACGGTGCATCACAAAGGCTTCAATGATTTGTTTTAAGTTGAATAAACGTGGTTGACCGTGATCTAAGGCCACCATGTTGATTCCGAAGGTTACCTGCATTTGGGTAAGCGCATAGAGGTGATTTAATACCACTTCGCCTACGGCATCACGTTTGATGTCGATTTCAATGCGGATCCCTTCTTTGTTCGAAAGGTCGATAATATTGCTGATGCCTTCGATTTTTTTATCTTTGATAAGCTCAGCAATTTTTTCCACTAATTTGGCTTTGTTCACCTGATAAGGCAATTCGGTCACAATGATTTGTTCTTTGCCTTTATCTGTGGTTTCTACGCTAGCGCGAGCGCGAACATACACTTTGCCGCGACCAGTGCGATAAGCTTCTTCAATCCCTTTACGGCCATTAATTAATGCCGCTGTCGGGAAGTCAGGGCCTGGGATATATTGCATTAATTCATCAATGGTGATGTTTTCGTTATCAATATAAGCCAAGCAGCCATCTAAAACTTCATTTAAGTTGTGTGGTGGAATGTTGGTTGCCATCCCCACCGCAATACCGGAAGAACCGTTTGCTAAAAGTGCAGGAATACGAGTTGGTAATACATCCGGAATCATTAATTCGCCATCATAGTTTGGCGAGAAATTTACGGTTTCTTTATCCAAGTCAGTTAATAGCGCTTGGGTAATTTTTTGCATGCGAACTTCGGTATAACGCATTGCCGCTGGCGCGTCACCGTCGATTGAACCGAAGTTACCTTGCCCATCTACCAACATGTAGCGCAATGAGAACGGCTGTGCCATACGCACAATGGTGTCATACACCGCAGAATCACCATGCGGGTGATATTTACCGATTACATCACCTACCACACGGGCAGATTTTACGTATTTTTTGCCGGCAGTGATGCCAGATTGATCCATGGAGAAAAGCACACGTCGATGCACCGGTTTTAAACCGTCACGCACATCGGGCAAAGCACGCCCAACAATCACCGACATGGCGTAGTCAAGGTAAGAAGATTTTAGTTCTTCTTCGATATTGACTGGGGTAATAGAGGAATGGATTGAATCCGTCATTTTTATTCCTTTTTTGATCAAAAAATTGTGACGGATTATAGCATAAATTTAAGCGTTTTTGTGTGAAAAGTGCGGTTGATTTTAAAGCAGTTTTTTAATGCAGAAATGAATAAGGCAGACATTAAGTCCGCCTTATGATTGCGAAAAAATCGTCTATTTCCAATTTTCTCGTTTGGCTTTTTGTAATTTCGCATAAGCACCAAGTAAAGCTTGGTGTTCTTTGAAGTTTTCAAGCGTTTCATCGCTGGCTGGCAAGTTATAGAACGGGTTACCTTTTTCTGCCACTGCAGCCCAAGCTTGTTGAACGGCTTCTTTGCCATACATTCTTTCAAATACAGTACGATATTGTTGTGGATCGCGAGTATTGTCTAAATGCAATTCAATGATACTGATTAAAGCACGATAGTAATTTGCACGCTCTGGTGTAAACACAGAGCTGTTCATATTCATCGTCCAGTTAGCCCAATCTAAGGCTAATTCTAATTCACCTAATGCTAAGTAGAGCATGGATTTAAGTTCACCAACACGTAATGTGGTCCAACCGCTTGCTTTTGGCGCCACGATACCGATAAATTCTCGAACACGTGTGGCATCGTCAATATCTTGCTCATCTAATTCTGCTAACAACTCTTCGTAAGTTTCAGCATCATGATGATGGTGTGGCAAATCTAATAAAATCTCGCGCCAGTCCATCCCCATATTGTTATTGGCATAAATGAGGTCATCAGCAGGATAGATATCAGACATGCCTGGTACGATAATGCGGCAAGCGTAAACGTCTAAATGGTTGTAATCCATAATATAAACTTCTTTTTCTTCCGCCTTAAAGATTGCCATCAAGTTTTCATATTCTTCTTGCGTTGAACCTGAGAAATCCCAATCTACAAACTCATAATCTGGTGTATTTTTGAATAAATCCCAAGAAATTAAACCGCTAGAATCAATGAAGTGTGTTTCAAGGTTGGCGTGCTCCGCCACATCATCATTATTGAATGATGGAGGAGAGAATACATCGAGATCTTTTAAACTGCGACCTTGTAAAAGCTCCGTTACGGTACGCTCTAATGCCACTTGGAAGTTCGGATGTGCACCAAAAGAGGCAAAGCACGTGCCGTTATTTGGGGTGAGCAATACCACGCAAATCACAGGGTATTTGCCACCTAATGAGGCATCAAAGGCATAAATAGGGAAGCCTTTTTCCTCTAATTTGGCAATAGAGGCTTGAATGGATGGGTAACGATCCATGACGAATTTTGGAATTTCAGGAAGACTGATTGCTTCTGCAATAATGCGATTTTTTACATAACGCTCAAAAACTTCTGAAAGCCCTTGCACTCGTGCTTCATTTTGTGTGTTACCAGCGGACATCCCGTTAGAAACATACAAATTCGCAATGATACTTTGTGGAATATAGACGGTTTGTTGATCGGATTGGCGCACATAAGGCATGGCGACGATACCACGATCGTAATTGCCGGATTGCAGATCCACGAGTAATTCAGGCGTTAGTTCTTGGTTAGGATCGAAATAATCCCATAAATAATCGTCTAAAATCCCTTGTGGTAAAAGGGAATCGTCTTCAATAGGAAACCATTTTTCAGTGGGATAATGAACAAAATCACCGTTAGCAATTTCTTGTCCTAAATAGAAATCAGCAAAGAAATAGTTGGTGGAAAGACGCTCGAAATATTCACCTAATGCAGACGCTAATGCGGCTTTTTTGCTGGCGCCTTTGCCGTTAGAAAAA is part of the Haemophilus parainfluenzae ATCC 33392 genome and harbors:
- a CDS encoding NfeD family protein, with the protein product MADWLTTWSVWHWLVLGFVLLIAEILVPGVFLLWWGLAAIVAAGVMALVPSLSLTALAVFYAILAIILSLLWWKYQHSKDNQDQSRTTLNQRDHTLLGKKGTVLEIGSNGIGRGAFADTTWRIQGEHLTVNDLVVVERVDGITLLVKKVAE
- a CDS encoding NAD(P)H-dependent oxidoreductase gives rise to the protein MNHLIIFAHPNSQKSFGRAIVERIVKASQQLGVETHLRDLYTMEFNPIISFEELQSANKGIIPAEIQQEHEFILQADLITMVYPLWWMGFPAMLKGYLDRVLTHGFAYKTENGESKGLIHGKAMQQFITIGSSVAQYQEFGVDKSLNHCLVNGLFNYCGIENVDYTLFGDIHIIDDVARQAMLDEAAEKTAAKLTALLAQS
- a CDS encoding TorD/DmsD family molecular chaperone — translated: MSETQVNNFSLISRLFGNLFYRSPTDPILSGVFDWLQQQGLSQVWALSTDKESEAAIDNLQMKIDLTLLDQEYQKLFGPNGNVPTAISSYDMDVQRFVDFRHARNVPEAENVDHFALLLLTASWLEDNTESLSAQQDLFGDFLLPCAAKFLTQVETYATLPLYRSLAYLTREILAAMADELEEGE
- the gyrA gene encoding DNA topoisomerase (ATP-hydrolyzing) subunit A gives rise to the protein MTDSIHSSITPVNIEEELKSSYLDYAMSVIVGRALPDVRDGLKPVHRRVLFSMDQSGITAGKKYVKSARVVGDVIGKYHPHGDSAVYDTIVRMAQPFSLRYMLVDGQGNFGSIDGDAPAAMRYTEVRMQKITQALLTDLDKETVNFSPNYDGELMIPDVLPTRIPALLANGSSGIAVGMATNIPPHNLNEVLDGCLAYIDNENITIDELMQYIPGPDFPTAALINGRKGIEEAYRTGRGKVYVRARASVETTDKGKEQIIVTELPYQVNKAKLVEKIAELIKDKKIEGISNIIDLSNKEGIRIEIDIKRDAVGEVVLNHLYALTQMQVTFGINMVALDHGQPRLFNLKQIIEAFVMHRREVVIRRSLFELRKARERTHILEGLAVATSNIDEVIDIIRQSKERKEAAEKLISRPWKLNNEILGLLDAAARPAELAAEFGIKGSDYYLSPEQVDAILELRLHRLTGLATEEVINEYKELLVKIAELLHIINSPERLMEVIREELEQVRAQFADERRTEITAASGDIDLEDLIAQEDVVVTLSHEGYVKYQPLTDYEAQRRGGKGKSATKMKDEDFIEKLLVANTHDTILCFSSRGRLYWLKVYQLPQASRGARGRPIVNILPLQENERITAILPISAYEEDKFVIMATAGGIVKKIALTEFSRPRSSGIIALNLRDEDELIGVDITDGSNEIMLFSSQGRVVRFAESAVRAMGRLATGVRGIKLALTNDIADDESAVEIEEVSDDNAEETLDLNIDKVVSLVVPKNDGAILTATQNGYGKRTQLSEYPTKSRNTKGVISIKVSERNGKVVAATQVEETDQIMLITDAGTLVRTRVSEVSIVGRNTQGVRLIRTAEDEHVVSLERVCDVDDEDEGSEDVTSEE
- the ycaO gene encoding 30S ribosomal protein S12 methylthiotransferase accessory factor YcaO, with the protein product MTEQTFIPGKDAALEDSISKFQQKLTALGFNIEEASWLNPVPNVWSVHIRDKDCPQCFSNGKGASKKAALASALGEYFERLSTNYFFADFYLGQEIANGDFVHYPTEKWFPIEDDSLLPQGILDDYLWDYFDPNQELTPELLVDLQSGNYDRGIVAMPYVRQSDQQTVYIPQSIIANLYVSNGMSAGNTQNEARVQGLSEVFERYVKNRIIAEAISLPEIPKFVMDRYPSIQASIAKLEEKGFPIYAFDASLGGKYPVICVVLLTPNNGTCFASFGAHPNFQVALERTVTELLQGRSLKDLDVFSPPSFNNDDVAEHANLETHFIDSSGLISWDLFKNTPDYEFVDWDFSGSTQEEYENLMAIFKAEEKEVYIMDYNHLDVYACRIIVPGMSDIYPADDLIYANNNMGMDWREILLDLPHHHHDAETYEELLAELDEQDIDDATRVREFIGIVAPKASGWTTLRVGELKSMLYLALGELELALDWANWTMNMNSSVFTPERANYYRALISIIELHLDNTRDPQQYRTVFERMYGKEAVQQAWAAVAEKGNPFYNLPASDETLENFKEHQALLGAYAKLQKAKRENWK